Proteins co-encoded in one Aggregicoccus sp. 17bor-14 genomic window:
- a CDS encoding TAT-variant-translocated molybdopterin oxidoreductase, translating into MKDTSPTSFALPVVSDATPAPASSHGADHTHDAVGEMFDAAASVPAASGTTPAGYGKTYWRSIEEKLATPEFLEATRPEFPEGADLPPSGFMRREFMQLLGASLALAGVSACSTRPVNEKMLPYTKTPTGLAPGNPLTYASAFTFGGHTSGLLVTAWEGRPTKVEGNPQHPVNQGAAGPFEQALLLSLYDPQRARVLRQGKSPKALRTLAEDVAALVNKAAATDGGAKIRFLVEPNAGPTLQDLRKRIGQKLPQAKFVEFVGVTQDPASEGANALFGQSLTALYDFSQADVILSLDADFLESRPANLAYARAFANRRDPNVGELNRLYVAEPRMTITGGMADHRLRVKSAEVAAVAAAVLQAVGGPAAQLASAAGKFPLPPSAQKFVATVAADLKSKAGRSVVVAGERMPAAVHAMAHAINAALGSVGKTVTFVPAPGSQPTGPSALRALAEELKSGAADTLVITAWNPVYAAPADAGLAELLDATKNANRGNLRVLYTSMHEDETSAHADWFVPAAHPMETWADGRSIDGTVTLGQPLIQPLYNGVSESELLALFLGNNPNGALPSSYALLRDYWRTQAGAGDFETAWETWVGEGFVPRSAAQAVQVTPDYGRAAQALAAYQQPAGGELEINFVPDYKVYDGRFANNAWLQELAHPVTKMTWDNAALLSPATAGAKNLEAGDVVTIQYGGRSLEAPVWIVPGHADDTLTLAIGYGRTGLHETVAQGVGVNANLLRRTDAPWFDGGATVTKVRKSYKFSLTQIHWRMEGRPLALDMSYDEFKKEPKVLERVRGEQVNLLADYPYEGYKWGMAIDLARCTGCAACVVACQAENNIPVVGKEQVGKGREMAWLRIDRYFSGDERDPEMVMQPVMCVHCEKAPCEYVCPVNATVHSDEGLNEMVYNRCVGTRYCSNNCPYKVRRFNYLHFTGGKTAPEKMLMNPDVTVRARGVMEKCTYCVQRIERTRINSRIEKRSIREAELKTACQQTCPTQAIVFGTLQVPKGEKPWAVAALHEDPRAYKLLHELGTRPRTSHLVRVRNPHPDLVAEAPQAEHEGGH; encoded by the coding sequence ATGAAGGACACCTCCCCTACTTCGTTCGCGCTCCCTGTCGTGAGTGACGCGACCCCGGCCCCCGCCAGCAGCCATGGCGCGGACCACACGCACGACGCCGTCGGCGAGATGTTCGACGCCGCCGCCAGCGTGCCCGCGGCCTCCGGCACCACGCCGGCCGGCTACGGCAAGACCTACTGGCGCTCCATCGAGGAGAAGCTGGCCACCCCCGAGTTCCTCGAGGCCACCCGCCCCGAGTTCCCCGAGGGCGCGGACCTGCCCCCCTCCGGCTTCATGCGCCGCGAGTTCATGCAGCTGCTCGGCGCGAGCCTCGCGCTCGCCGGCGTGAGCGCCTGCAGCACCCGCCCCGTGAACGAGAAGATGCTGCCCTACACCAAGACCCCCACGGGTCTGGCGCCGGGCAACCCGCTCACCTACGCGAGCGCCTTCACCTTCGGCGGCCACACCAGCGGCCTGCTCGTCACCGCCTGGGAGGGTCGCCCCACCAAGGTGGAGGGCAACCCCCAGCACCCGGTGAACCAGGGCGCCGCCGGCCCCTTCGAGCAGGCGCTGCTGCTCAGCCTCTATGACCCGCAGCGCGCCCGCGTGCTGCGCCAGGGCAAGAGCCCCAAGGCGCTGCGCACGCTCGCCGAGGACGTGGCCGCGCTGGTGAACAAGGCCGCCGCGACCGACGGCGGCGCGAAGATCCGCTTCCTCGTGGAGCCCAACGCGGGCCCCACCCTGCAGGACCTGCGCAAGCGCATCGGGCAGAAGCTGCCCCAGGCCAAGTTCGTGGAGTTCGTGGGCGTGACCCAGGACCCGGCCAGCGAGGGCGCCAACGCGCTCTTCGGCCAGAGCCTCACCGCGCTCTACGACTTCAGCCAGGCGGACGTCATCCTCAGCCTGGACGCGGACTTCCTCGAGAGCCGCCCGGCGAACCTCGCCTACGCGCGCGCCTTCGCCAACCGCCGCGACCCGAACGTGGGCGAGCTCAACCGCCTCTACGTGGCCGAGCCCCGCATGACCATCACCGGCGGCATGGCGGACCACCGCCTGCGGGTGAAGAGCGCCGAGGTCGCCGCCGTGGCGGCCGCCGTGCTGCAGGCCGTGGGCGGCCCCGCCGCGCAGCTGGCCTCCGCCGCGGGCAAGTTCCCGCTCCCGCCCAGCGCCCAGAAGTTCGTGGCCACCGTCGCCGCGGACCTCAAGAGCAAGGCGGGCCGCAGCGTCGTCGTCGCCGGCGAGCGCATGCCGGCGGCCGTGCACGCCATGGCGCACGCCATCAACGCGGCGCTGGGCAGCGTGGGCAAGACCGTCACCTTCGTGCCGGCCCCGGGCAGCCAGCCCACCGGCCCGAGCGCCCTGCGCGCGCTCGCCGAGGAGCTCAAGAGCGGCGCCGCGGACACCCTGGTCATCACCGCCTGGAACCCCGTGTACGCGGCCCCCGCGGACGCGGGCCTCGCCGAGCTGCTGGACGCGACGAAGAACGCGAACCGCGGCAACCTGCGCGTGCTCTACACCAGCATGCACGAGGACGAGACCAGCGCCCACGCGGACTGGTTCGTCCCGGCCGCGCACCCCATGGAGACCTGGGCGGACGGCCGCTCCATCGACGGCACCGTCACCCTCGGCCAGCCGCTCATCCAGCCGCTCTACAACGGCGTCTCCGAGAGCGAGCTGCTCGCGCTGTTCCTCGGCAACAACCCGAACGGCGCGCTGCCCAGCAGCTACGCCCTGCTGCGCGACTACTGGCGCACCCAGGCGGGCGCCGGTGACTTCGAGACCGCGTGGGAGACCTGGGTGGGCGAGGGCTTCGTGCCCCGCTCCGCCGCCCAGGCCGTGCAGGTGACCCCGGACTACGGCCGCGCCGCCCAGGCGCTCGCCGCCTACCAGCAGCCGGCCGGGGGCGAGCTCGAGATCAACTTCGTCCCCGACTACAAGGTCTACGACGGCCGCTTCGCCAACAACGCCTGGCTGCAGGAGCTCGCGCACCCGGTCACCAAGATGACCTGGGACAACGCCGCGCTGCTCAGCCCGGCCACCGCGGGCGCGAAGAACCTCGAGGCCGGCGACGTGGTCACCATCCAGTACGGCGGCCGCAGCCTCGAGGCCCCCGTGTGGATCGTGCCCGGCCACGCGGACGACACCCTCACGCTCGCCATCGGCTACGGCCGCACCGGCCTGCACGAGACCGTGGCGCAGGGCGTGGGCGTCAACGCCAACCTGCTGCGCCGCACGGACGCCCCCTGGTTCGACGGCGGCGCCACCGTGACCAAGGTGCGCAAGAGCTACAAGTTCTCGCTCACCCAGATCCACTGGCGCATGGAGGGCCGCCCGCTCGCGCTCGACATGAGCTACGACGAGTTCAAGAAGGAGCCCAAGGTCCTCGAGCGCGTGCGCGGCGAGCAGGTGAACCTGCTCGCGGACTACCCCTACGAGGGCTACAAGTGGGGCATGGCCATCGACCTGGCCCGCTGCACCGGCTGCGCCGCGTGCGTCGTCGCCTGCCAGGCCGAGAACAACATCCCGGTCGTGGGCAAGGAGCAGGTGGGCAAGGGCCGCGAGATGGCCTGGCTGCGCATCGACCGCTACTTCTCCGGTGACGAGCGCGACCCGGAGATGGTGATGCAGCCGGTGATGTGCGTGCACTGCGAGAAGGCGCCCTGCGAGTACGTGTGCCCCGTGAACGCCACCGTCCACTCGGACGAGGGCCTCAACGAGATGGTGTACAACCGCTGCGTCGGCACCCGCTACTGCTCGAACAACTGCCCCTACAAGGTCCGCCGCTTCAACTACCTGCACTTCACCGGCGGCAAGACCGCGCCGGAGAAGATGCTGATGAACCCGGACGTCACGGTGCGCGCGCGCGGCGTGATGGAGAAGTGCACGTACTGCGTGCAGCGCATCGAGCGCACCCGCATCAACTCGCGCATCGAGAAGCGCAGCATCCGCGAGGCGGAGCTCAAGACCGCCTGCCAGCAGACCTGCCCCACCCAGGCCATCGTGTTCGGCACGCTGCAGGTCCCCAAGGGCGAGAAGCCCTGGGCCGTGGCGGCGCTGCACGAGGACCCGCGTGCCTACAAGCTGCTGCACGAGCTCGGCACCCGCCCGCGCACCAGCCACCTGGTCCGCGTCCGCAATCCCCACCCGGACCTCGTCGCCGAGGCTCCCCAGGCTGAGCACGAAGGAGGCCACTGA
- the nrfD gene encoding NrfD/PsrC family molybdoenzyme membrane anchor subunit, producing the protein MAEIATVPYAVDPLEPRHLVAPHHDDATLNETLLDHVWRKPGKGWFMLMGCTLTLLGLLVVGVTYTLARGIGVWGNNQPVGWGFGIINFVWWVGIGHAGTLISAILLLFQQKWRTSINRFAEAMTLFAVMCAGLFPLLHTGRPWFAFWLFPYPSTLGAWPQFRSPLVWDVFAVSTYITVSALFWYVGLIPDLAALRDSSKSKVARTVYGMFSLGWRGSGRHWHNYKIAYLLLAGLSTPLVLSVHTIVSFDFATSLIPGWHATIFPPYFVAGAVFSGFAMVVTLMVPARKYLGLRDVITDRHLENMNKVILATGLLVSYGYMMEHFIAWYSGNEYEMWTFYVNRATGPYAPVYWLMITCNVVTPNIFWFRKCRQSIPIMWVASIVVNIGMWCERFIIIVTSLSQDFLPSSWDVYAPTWVDWSIYIGTLGLFGTLFLLFLKFVPAVAISEVKELQLELRHHAEHAAHGGGHAHGHAHTEGAH; encoded by the coding sequence ATGGCCGAGATCGCTACCGTCCCCTACGCGGTCGACCCGCTGGAGCCGCGCCACCTGGTGGCGCCGCACCACGACGACGCCACCCTCAACGAGACCCTGCTCGACCACGTCTGGCGCAAGCCCGGCAAGGGCTGGTTCATGTTGATGGGCTGCACCCTCACCCTGCTCGGTCTGCTCGTGGTCGGCGTGACGTACACGCTCGCCCGCGGCATCGGCGTGTGGGGCAACAACCAGCCGGTGGGCTGGGGCTTCGGCATCATCAACTTCGTGTGGTGGGTGGGTATCGGCCACGCCGGTACCCTCATCAGCGCCATCCTCCTGCTCTTCCAGCAGAAGTGGCGCACCTCCATCAACCGCTTCGCGGAGGCCATGACCCTGTTCGCGGTCATGTGCGCGGGCCTCTTCCCGCTGCTGCACACGGGCCGCCCCTGGTTCGCGTTCTGGCTCTTCCCCTACCCCTCCACCCTGGGCGCCTGGCCGCAGTTCCGCAGCCCCCTGGTGTGGGACGTGTTCGCGGTGTCCACGTACATCACCGTGAGCGCCCTGTTCTGGTACGTGGGCCTCATCCCGGACCTCGCCGCGCTGCGTGACTCGTCCAAGAGCAAGGTCGCGCGCACCGTGTACGGCATGTTCAGCCTCGGCTGGCGCGGCAGCGGGCGGCACTGGCACAACTACAAGATCGCGTACCTGCTGCTCGCGGGCCTCAGCACCCCGCTGGTGCTCAGCGTGCACACGATCGTGTCCTTCGACTTCGCCACCAGCCTCATCCCCGGCTGGCACGCCACCATCTTCCCGCCCTACTTCGTGGCCGGCGCCGTGTTCAGCGGCTTCGCCATGGTGGTGACGCTGATGGTGCCCGCGCGCAAGTACCTCGGCCTGCGCGACGTCATCACGGACCGCCACCTCGAGAACATGAACAAGGTCATCCTCGCGACCGGCCTGCTCGTGTCCTACGGCTACATGATGGAGCACTTCATCGCCTGGTACTCCGGCAACGAGTACGAGATGTGGACCTTCTACGTGAACCGCGCCACGGGTCCCTACGCGCCGGTGTACTGGCTGATGATCACCTGCAACGTGGTCACGCCGAACATCTTCTGGTTCCGCAAGTGCCGCCAGTCCATCCCCATCATGTGGGTGGCCAGCATCGTGGTGAACATCGGCATGTGGTGCGAGCGCTTCATCATCATCGTCACCTCGCTGAGCCAGGACTTCCTGCCCTCCAGCTGGGACGTGTACGCGCCCACCTGGGTGGACTGGTCCATCTACATCGGTACCCTGGGCCTGTTCGGCACCCTGTTCCTGCTGTTCCTCAAGTTCGTCCCGGCCGTGGCCATCAGCGAGGTGAAGGAGCTGCAGCTCGAGCTGCGCCACCACGCCGAGCACGCCGCGCACGGCGGTGGCCACGCTCACGGCCACGCTCACACCGAGGGAGCGCACTAA
- a CDS encoding DUF3341 domain-containing protein, producing MEAKVLDSWVLAEFPTPTALVEATNTVRLKGYTNLDTYSPYPLHGGSEALGLPRSKVPLIALTGAMTGLITAFAMQTYMNTFDYPINVGGRPLFSLPSWFPIMFELTVLISALSIVFGLFGLSRLPQPYHPVFENEAFRSASTHGYWLSVGHATGTDATEVMNQLTALGATQVSVVTGEKE from the coding sequence ATGGAAGCCAAGGTCCTCGATAGCTGGGTGCTCGCCGAGTTCCCCACCCCCACCGCCCTGGTGGAGGCCACCAACACGGTGCGCCTCAAGGGGTACACGAACCTCGACACCTACTCGCCCTACCCGCTGCACGGTGGCTCGGAGGCCCTCGGCCTGCCGCGCTCCAAGGTCCCGCTCATCGCGCTCACCGGCGCGATGACCGGCCTCATCACGGCCTTCGCCATGCAGACGTACATGAACACCTTCGACTACCCCATCAACGTGGGTGGCCGTCCGCTGTTCAGCCTGCCCTCGTGGTTCCCCATCATGTTCGAGCTCACGGTGCTCATCAGCGCCCTGAGCATCGTGTTCGGGCTCTTCGGCCTGTCGCGCCTCCCGCAGCCCTACCACCCGGTGTTCGAGAACGAGGCCTTCCGCAGCGCCTCCACGCACGGCTACTGGCTGAGCGTGGGGCACGCGACCGGCACGGACGCCACCGAGGTGATGAACCAGCTCACGGCCCTGGGCGCGACCCAGGTGTCCGTCGTCACCGGAGAGAAGGAATGA
- a CDS encoding cytochrome c, with amino-acid sequence MRRLLLPVAALALAGCDISSDFLQRMESQPRYSYYEESEFFADGRAMRLPPDHTVPRQRPVGNPALTTGRMNGQFVVDMPIELNQAVLARGQKRYNIVCAQCHGVLGDGNSVVAENMALRLPPSLLELQNKPNGHFFAAITEGYGVMPSFSGEIDVQDRWAIVAYVRALQTARKSGPSAPGAQPPPQENR; translated from the coding sequence ATGAGGCGGCTCCTCCTGCCAGTCGCGGCGCTCGCGCTCGCCGGCTGTGACATCTCCTCGGACTTCCTGCAGCGCATGGAGTCGCAGCCGCGCTACAGCTACTACGAGGAGTCCGAGTTCTTCGCCGACGGCCGCGCCATGCGCCTGCCGCCGGACCACACGGTTCCGCGCCAGCGCCCGGTGGGCAACCCCGCGCTCACCACCGGCCGCATGAACGGCCAGTTCGTGGTGGACATGCCCATCGAGCTGAACCAGGCGGTGCTCGCCCGCGGCCAGAAGCGCTACAACATCGTGTGCGCCCAGTGCCACGGCGTGCTCGGTGACGGCAACAGCGTGGTCGCCGAGAACATGGCGCTGCGCCTGCCGCCCAGCCTGCTCGAGCTGCAGAACAAGCCGAACGGCCACTTCTTCGCCGCCATCACCGAGGGCTACGGCGTGATGCCCAGCTTCTCCGGTGAGATCGACGTCCAGGACCGCTGGGCCATCGTCGCCTACGTCCGCGCGCTGCAGACCGCCCGCAAGAGCGGCCCCTCTGCCCCCGGCGCGCAGCCCCCCCCTCAGGAGAACCGATGA
- a CDS encoding SCO family protein — protein sequence MRSPLSNLAAVLALLALAATAPAHALPGKFESDDVIRRAQSGEPPPLQGVDVVEKLGEPVALQARFTDDTGREGPFASWLQPGKPVLLTLVFYRCKMLCNLVVNDQVRAMKELGLKLGQDYSVLTVSIDPKDTPAESQERRGRYLQSMGKPLDADWRFLTGTEQNIRALADSVGFKYTYDEATKQYAHPAVVQVLSPTGTVSRYLYGTSFRTQDVGLALVEARQNKVGLSLERIILSCFKYDAASRRYGFYIFGFLRLGALAVFGALSAMLVVLWRRELKKGTAV from the coding sequence ATGCGCTCCCCCCTCTCGAACCTCGCTGCCGTCCTGGCCCTGCTGGCGCTCGCCGCCACGGCGCCCGCGCACGCGCTGCCGGGCAAGTTCGAGTCGGATGACGTCATCCGCCGGGCCCAGAGCGGCGAGCCGCCTCCGCTGCAGGGGGTGGACGTGGTGGAGAAGCTCGGGGAGCCCGTGGCGCTGCAGGCCCGCTTCACGGACGACACCGGCCGCGAGGGTCCCTTCGCAAGCTGGCTGCAGCCGGGCAAGCCCGTGCTGCTCACGCTGGTGTTCTACCGCTGCAAGATGCTCTGCAACCTGGTCGTCAACGACCAGGTGCGGGCCATGAAGGAGCTGGGCCTCAAGCTGGGCCAGGACTACAGCGTCCTCACCGTCAGCATCGACCCCAAGGACACCCCGGCCGAGAGCCAGGAGCGCCGCGGCCGCTACCTGCAGAGCATGGGCAAGCCCCTGGACGCGGACTGGCGCTTCCTCACCGGCACCGAGCAGAACATCCGCGCGCTCGCGGACAGCGTCGGTTTCAAGTACACGTACGACGAGGCGACGAAGCAGTACGCCCACCCCGCGGTGGTCCAGGTGCTCAGCCCCACGGGCACCGTGTCCCGCTACCTCTACGGCACCTCCTTCCGCACCCAGGACGTCGGGCTCGCGCTGGTGGAGGCCCGGCAGAACAAGGTGGGCCTCAGCCTCGAGCGCATCATCCTGTCCTGCTTCAAGTATGACGCCGCCTCGCGGCGGTATGGCTTCTACATCTTCGGATTTCTCCGGCTGGGCGCGCTCGCGGTCTTCGGAGCCCTCTCCGCGATGCTCGTGGTCCTCTGGAGGCGCGAGCTGAAGAAAGGCACGGCGGTATGA
- the coxB gene encoding cytochrome c oxidase subunit II, producing MNDFLHNLLFLPEQASTFAEKVDSLHFFVVGVTMLMSIGVGTAAIFFFFRYRRREDHQHTDYVVPSLKTEALFISVPLVFFLTWFAIGLRDYVHMTQPPKDAMDVYVMGKQWMWKFSYPEGPNGVNVLHVPANRDVRLLMTSRDVIHSFFVPAFRIKKDVLPGRYTQVWFNATKPGTYQVFCTEYCGLSHSKMLAEVVVLAPEDFDTWVKEQRKGSLQNRQDALADVSLVDPPARMAEQGQALVGSQGCLKCHSVDGTPHIGPTFRGLYDREESLEGGQKVHVDEAYITQSMMDPGAHIVTGFGNVMPSYQGKLHGAESAAIVEYIKTLRAEQ from the coding sequence ATGAACGATTTCCTCCACAACCTCCTGTTCCTCCCGGAGCAGGCCTCCACGTTCGCCGAGAAGGTGGACTCGCTGCACTTCTTCGTCGTCGGCGTGACCATGCTCATGTCGATCGGCGTGGGCACCGCCGCGATCTTCTTCTTCTTCCGCTACCGCCGGCGCGAGGACCACCAGCACACGGACTACGTGGTGCCGAGCCTCAAGACCGAGGCGCTCTTCATCAGCGTGCCCCTGGTGTTCTTCCTCACCTGGTTCGCCATCGGCCTGCGCGACTACGTGCACATGACCCAGCCGCCCAAGGACGCGATGGACGTCTACGTCATGGGCAAGCAGTGGATGTGGAAGTTCTCCTACCCGGAGGGCCCCAACGGCGTGAACGTCCTGCACGTTCCCGCCAACCGCGACGTGCGCCTGCTGATGACCAGCCGCGACGTCATCCACTCCTTCTTCGTGCCGGCGTTCCGCATCAAGAAGGACGTGCTGCCGGGCCGCTACACCCAGGTGTGGTTCAACGCCACCAAGCCGGGCACCTACCAGGTGTTCTGCACGGAGTACTGCGGCCTGTCCCACTCGAAGATGCTCGCGGAGGTGGTGGTGCTCGCCCCCGAGGACTTCGACACCTGGGTGAAGGAGCAGCGCAAGGGCAGCCTGCAGAACCGCCAGGACGCGCTGGCGGACGTGAGCCTGGTGGACCCGCCCGCGCGCATGGCCGAGCAGGGCCAGGCGCTGGTCGGCAGCCAGGGCTGCCTCAAGTGCCACAGCGTGGACGGCACGCCCCACATCGGGCCCACCTTCCGCGGCCTCTATGACCGCGAGGAGAGCCTCGAGGGCGGCCAGAAGGTGCACGTGGACGAGGCCTACATCACCCAGTCGATGATGGACCCCGGTGCGCACATCGTCACGGGCTTCGGCAACGTGATGCCGAGCTACCAGGGCAAGCTGCACGGCGCCGAGAGCGCCGCCATCGTCGAGTACATCAAGACCCTGCGCGCCGAGCAGTAA
- a CDS encoding cbb3-type cytochrome c oxidase subunit I, with protein sequence MSLPVTGSTSPEAVAAHEGAHGDAHGEHAHPSYLTDGTTIKSWLLTVDHKRIGVMFLFFVLLFFLVGGIYALLVRIELLTPGPTIMDAMAYNRAFTLHGVVMVFLFMIPAIPAVFGNFMLPLMVGAKDVAFPRLNLLSLYIFLTGASLAIWGMLHGGADTGWTFYTPYSTQTTTTLAPILFGVFITGFSSIVTGLNFIVTVHTMRAPGITWFKLPLFVWAIYATSIIQVLATPVIGLLLLLVIGENVFNFGMFDPARGGDPVLFQHLFWFYSHPAVYIMVLPTFGVMSEIVSAFSRKNIFGYRAVAYSSIGIAFVGFFAWGHHMFVSGQSTFDGAIFSVLSMLVGVFTAIKVFNWVGTVYRGAVDFKTPFAYFCGFIYFTVFGGMTGIAVATMSLDVSWHDTYFVVAHFHFIMVGGTVMGFLAALHYWFPKMFGKTYHDGWGLVSAALIILGFNFTFIPQFLLGNSGMPRRYYEYPARFQALHVASTAGATVLALGLVIVAIYLIHSLVAGKRAAANPWNSKGYEWMTASPPPTHNFVGPQPVYPEEPHFYVDPKKAEAPDAV encoded by the coding sequence ATGAGCCTTCCCGTCACCGGCAGCACCAGTCCCGAGGCGGTCGCCGCGCACGAAGGTGCGCATGGCGATGCGCACGGCGAGCACGCCCACCCGAGCTATCTGACCGACGGCACCACGATCAAGTCGTGGCTGCTGACGGTGGACCACAAGCGCATCGGGGTGATGTTCCTGTTCTTCGTGCTGCTCTTCTTCTTGGTCGGCGGCATCTACGCGCTGCTCGTGCGCATCGAGCTGCTCACGCCCGGCCCCACCATCATGGACGCCATGGCGTACAACCGCGCCTTCACGCTGCACGGCGTGGTGATGGTGTTCCTGTTCATGATCCCGGCGATTCCCGCCGTGTTCGGCAACTTCATGCTGCCGCTCATGGTGGGCGCCAAGGACGTGGCCTTCCCGCGCCTCAACCTGCTCAGCCTCTACATCTTCCTCACCGGCGCCTCGCTCGCCATCTGGGGCATGCTGCACGGCGGCGCGGACACGGGCTGGACCTTCTACACGCCCTACAGCACCCAGACGACCACCACGCTCGCGCCCATCCTCTTCGGCGTGTTCATCACGGGCTTCAGCTCCATCGTCACGGGCCTGAACTTCATCGTGACGGTGCACACCATGCGCGCGCCGGGCATCACCTGGTTCAAGCTGCCGCTGTTCGTGTGGGCCATCTACGCCACCAGCATCATCCAGGTGCTCGCGACCCCGGTCATCGGCCTGCTGCTGCTGCTGGTCATCGGTGAGAACGTCTTCAACTTCGGCATGTTCGACCCGGCGCGCGGCGGCGACCCGGTGCTCTTCCAGCACCTGTTCTGGTTCTACAGCCACCCGGCCGTGTACATCATGGTGCTGCCGACCTTCGGCGTGATGTCCGAGATCGTGAGCGCCTTCAGCCGCAAGAACATCTTCGGCTACCGCGCGGTCGCCTACTCCTCCATCGGCATCGCGTTCGTGGGCTTCTTCGCCTGGGGCCACCACATGTTCGTGAGCGGCCAGAGCACCTTCGACGGCGCCATCTTCAGCGTGCTGTCCATGCTGGTGGGCGTGTTCACCGCCATCAAGGTGTTCAACTGGGTGGGCACGGTCTACCGCGGCGCGGTCGACTTCAAGACCCCCTTCGCCTACTTCTGCGGCTTCATCTACTTCACCGTGTTCGGCGGCATGACCGGCATCGCGGTGGCGACGATGAGCCTGGACGTGAGCTGGCACGACACCTACTTCGTCGTGGCGCACTTCCACTTCATCATGGTGGGCGGCACGGTGATGGGCTTCCTCGCCGCGCTGCACTACTGGTTCCCCAAGATGTTCGGGAAGACCTACCACGACGGGTGGGGCCTGGTGTCCGCGGCCCTGATCATCCTGGGCTTCAACTTCACCTTCATCCCCCAGTTCCTGCTGGGCAACTCCGGCATGCCGCGCCGCTACTACGAGTACCCGGCGCGCTTCCAGGCGCTGCACGTGGCCAGCACCGCGGGGGCCACCGTGCTCGCGCTGGGCCTGGTGATCGTGGCCATCTACCTCATCCACTCGCTCGTGGCCGGCAAGCGGGCCGCCGCGAACCCCTGGAACAGCAAGGGCTACGAGTGGATGACCGCGAGCCCGCCTCCCACGCACAACTTCGTGGGCCCGCAGCCGGTGTACCCGGAGGAGCCCCACTTCTACGTCGACCCCAAGAAGGCCGAGGCCCCCGATGCAGTCTAG
- a CDS encoding cytochrome c oxidase subunit 3 family protein yields the protein MQSSAPVVSVPEGTQAPKFAAHFATLDVQNHAARLGMWLFLSTEILLFAGLFVCYGFYRFNFPEAFAEGSRHLDLFLGTVNTIVLITSSFTAAMAVHYAKASKNKMVTLMIALTLLMALGFLVIKGFEYHHKFEQGTLPGKYYHFAGIQVPGITLYFTVYFLSTGLHAFHVIIGMGILAWVMSRSMKNHFNYANFTAVELGSMYWHLVDLVWIFLFPMLYLI from the coding sequence ATGCAGTCTAGCGCTCCCGTCGTGTCCGTCCCCGAGGGAACCCAGGCGCCCAAGTTCGCGGCGCACTTCGCCACGCTGGACGTGCAGAACCACGCTGCACGCCTGGGCATGTGGCTGTTCCTCAGCACCGAGATCCTGCTCTTCGCGGGCCTCTTCGTCTGCTACGGGTTCTACCGCTTCAACTTCCCGGAGGCGTTCGCCGAGGGCAGCCGCCACCTGGACCTGTTCCTGGGCACGGTGAACACCATCGTGCTGATCACCTCGTCGTTCACCGCCGCGATGGCGGTGCACTACGCCAAGGCGAGCAAGAACAAGATGGTGACGCTGATGATCGCGCTCACCCTCCTGATGGCGCTCGGCTTCCTCGTGATCAAGGGCTTCGAGTACCACCACAAGTTCGAGCAGGGCACGCTGCCGGGCAAGTACTACCACTTCGCCGGCATCCAGGTGCCGGGCATCACCCTGTACTTCACCGTCTACTTCCTCTCCACCGGCCTGCACGCCTTCCACGTCATCATCGGCATGGGGATCCTGGCCTGGGTGATGTCGCGGTCGATGAAGAACCACTTCAACTACGCCAATTTCACCGCCGTGGAGCTGGGCAGCATGTACTGGCACCTCGTGGACCTGGTGTGGATCTTCCTCTTCCCGATGCTGTACCTCATCTGA
- a CDS encoding cytochrome C oxidase subunit IV family protein — protein sequence MAIANESKRESREMHHEAHSGPAKYVIIWVVLMVLTVVTVLTGRMHLPNFGLALALLIATVKGTLVALYFMHLAEHQGANRLIIGVSVLFVVLLMTMALTDSATRFPLQNAQGSRLSDMPVTEDFLKAQFPEGNQQNEKAGSSTHPKEEQEPAQGH from the coding sequence ATGGCGATCGCAAACGAGTCCAAGCGGGAGTCCCGCGAGATGCACCACGAGGCCCACAGCGGCCCCGCGAAGTACGTGATCATCTGGGTGGTGCTGATGGTCCTCACCGTGGTCACGGTGCTCACCGGCCGCATGCACCTGCCCAACTTCGGCCTCGCCCTGGCGCTGCTCATCGCCACGGTGAAGGGCACGCTGGTGGCGCTGTACTTCATGCACCTCGCCGAGCACCAGGGCGCCAACCGCCTCATCATCGGCGTGTCCGTGCTCTTCGTCGTGCTGCTGATGACCATGGCCCTGACCGACAGCGCCACGCGCTTCCCCCTGCAGAACGCGCAGGGCTCGCGCCTGAGCGACATGCCGGTGACCGAGGACTTCCTCAAGGCCCAGTTCCCCGAGGGGAACCAGCAGAACGAGAAGGCGGGCAGCTCCACGCATCCCAAGGAGGAGCAGGAGCCCGCGCAGGGGCACTGA